Proteins encoded in a region of the Variovorax sp. PAMC 28711 genome:
- a CDS encoding amidohydrolase family protein, translating into MTHPVPGSTAWLNQVREQPIDPERPIVDPHHHLWVSRGEFGPYLLGQLWADTGAGHNIQKTVFIECRANYREEGPEHLRSVGEAEFVAGIAKAGREGGGGAEIAGFVGHTDLRQPAAVLQEVLAAQIDAAQGLFRGIRHAGARDPNPQALSIPGRGAEGLYADADFRAGVALLGRLGYSYDTWHYHHQNPDFAALARAVPGTTLVLDHFGTPLGVGGYAGQRDTIFSRWQQDIADIARCPNVVAKLGGLAMPDNGFGWDRRALPAHSDELVEAQGRYYRHTIECFGPERCMFESNFPVDRRSLPYVSYWNAMKKIAAAYPTDEQHAMFYGTAQRVYRL; encoded by the coding sequence ATGACCCACCCTGTCCCCGGATCCACGGCCTGGCTGAACCAGGTGCGCGAGCAGCCGATCGACCCCGAGCGCCCCATCGTCGATCCGCACCACCACCTGTGGGTGTCGCGCGGCGAGTTCGGGCCCTATCTGCTGGGCCAGCTGTGGGCCGACACCGGCGCGGGCCACAACATCCAGAAGACCGTGTTCATCGAGTGCCGCGCGAATTACCGCGAGGAGGGACCGGAGCACCTGCGCAGCGTGGGCGAAGCCGAATTCGTCGCCGGCATCGCCAAGGCTGGGCGCGAAGGTGGGGGCGGTGCCGAGATCGCCGGCTTTGTCGGTCACACCGACCTGCGCCAGCCGGCTGCGGTGTTGCAAGAGGTGCTGGCCGCGCAAATCGACGCGGCGCAAGGCCTCTTTCGTGGCATCCGCCATGCCGGCGCGCGCGACCCGAACCCACAAGCGCTGTCGATCCCCGGCCGCGGTGCCGAAGGCCTGTACGCCGATGCCGACTTTCGTGCCGGCGTGGCGCTGCTGGGGCGTCTGGGATACAGCTACGACACCTGGCACTACCACCATCAGAATCCGGACTTTGCCGCGCTCGCGCGTGCAGTGCCCGGCACGACACTGGTGCTGGATCATTTCGGGACGCCGCTGGGCGTGGGCGGTTATGCCGGCCAGCGCGACACGATCTTCAGCCGCTGGCAGCAGGACATCGCCGACATCGCGCGCTGCCCCAACGTGGTCGCCAAGCTCGGCGGGCTGGCGATGCCCGACAACGGCTTCGGCTGGGACCGGCGCGCGCTGCCCGCCCACTCCGACGAACTGGTCGAGGCCCAGGGCCGCTACTACCGCCACACCATCGAGTGCTTCGGCCCGGAACGCTGCATGTTCGAGAGCAACTTCCCGGTGGATCGGCGCTCCCTGCCCTATGTCAGCTACTGGAATGCGATGAAGAAGATCGCGGCAGCGTACCCCACTGACGAACAGCACGCGATGTTCTATGGCACCGCGCAGCGCGTGTACCGGCTCTGA
- a CDS encoding MATE family efflux transporter, with translation MTAPVHVLASRFVDAPITPTLLRFALPLLATNFLHAVSGTWAAMWVGQVLGPNALTAVTTASVLMFMLMGAAMGIGTAAGVAIAQSLGAGDIDAVKRVTGCALAFVMGFSVVVAAAGWWLSPAIIHALGTPAESRDFAVVHLRFTSLSMPVIFTYLVMVMMMRGAGDSRTPFKFTLVWIGLSMALVPALLTGLGGLLPGMGIAGAGVGSLLGAAGALGALTAYVYRRRLPIALHGDDIRHLRPEPALLMLMVRRGVPVALESIVTQGAYFVLLGQVNTYGAATAAAYSGAAQLWTFVQMPSNALAASMSAMAAMNIGAGRWPRVEQIALRGCLTSLAVSIAATLLIYGLGAGFDDLPLRLFIPAGGEVLAQARNINFIVLWGWIALSITMGLFAVVRANGAMLAPMLIFFITMWGCRVPFALWLKPWLGEAAIWWSFPFGSITSALIAWGYYRWGSWRRRPLMLTPLAATTVAANAHLGE, from the coding sequence GTGACCGCACCCGTCCACGTCCTGGCCAGTCGCTTCGTCGACGCGCCGATCACGCCGACGCTGCTGCGGTTTGCGCTGCCGCTGCTGGCCACCAATTTCCTGCACGCGGTCTCCGGGACCTGGGCCGCGATGTGGGTGGGTCAGGTGCTGGGGCCCAACGCGCTCACGGCCGTCACCACGGCCAGCGTGCTCATGTTCATGCTCATGGGCGCCGCGATGGGTATCGGCACCGCGGCGGGCGTGGCCATCGCCCAGTCCCTGGGAGCCGGCGACATCGATGCGGTCAAGCGGGTCACCGGTTGCGCACTGGCATTCGTGATGGGCTTCTCGGTCGTCGTTGCGGCGGCCGGCTGGTGGTTGTCTCCGGCCATCATCCACGCCCTCGGCACACCGGCCGAGTCGCGCGACTTTGCCGTGGTGCACCTGCGCTTCACCTCGCTGTCGATGCCGGTCATCTTCACCTACCTGGTGATGGTGATGATGATGCGCGGCGCTGGCGACTCGCGCACACCGTTCAAGTTCACGCTGGTGTGGATCGGGTTGTCAATGGCGCTGGTGCCGGCCCTGCTGACCGGCTTGGGTGGCCTGCTGCCCGGCATGGGCATTGCCGGCGCGGGCGTGGGCAGCCTGCTGGGTGCGGCGGGCGCGCTCGGCGCGCTGACCGCCTATGTGTACCGCCGGCGCCTGCCCATCGCGCTGCATGGCGATGACATCCGTCACCTGCGCCCGGAGCCGGCGCTGCTGATGCTGATGGTGCGGCGCGGCGTGCCCGTGGCGCTGGAGTCCATCGTCACGCAGGGCGCTTACTTCGTGCTGCTGGGCCAGGTCAACACCTATGGCGCCGCTACCGCAGCGGCCTACAGCGGCGCGGCGCAGTTGTGGACTTTTGTGCAGATGCCGAGCAACGCGCTGGCCGCGTCGATGTCGGCGATGGCGGCCATGAACATCGGCGCCGGCCGCTGGCCCCGCGTGGAGCAGATCGCGCTGCGCGGCTGCCTGACCAGTTTGGCCGTCTCCATCGCAGCCACGCTGCTGATCTACGGCTTGGGCGCTGGCTTCGACGACCTGCCGTTGCGCCTATTCATCCCGGCGGGCGGCGAGGTGCTGGCGCAGGCGCGCAACATCAACTTCATTGTGCTGTGGGGCTGGATCGCGTTGTCGATCACGATGGGCCTGTTTGCCGTGGTGCGCGCCAACGGCGCGATGCTGGCGCCGATGCTGATCTTCTTCATCACCATGTGGGGCTGCCGTGTACCTTTTGCGCTGTGGTTGAAGCCCTGGCTGGGCGAGGCCGCCATCTGGTGGAGCTTTCCGTTCGGCAGCATCACCTCGGCGCTGATCGCCTGGGGCTACTACCGCTGGGGCTCGTGGCGGCGGCGGCCGCTGATGCTGACGCCGCTGGCCGCCACCACCGTGGCGGCCAACGCCCACTTGGGAGAGTAA
- a CDS encoding class I adenylate-forming enzyme family protein, producing MRNYPEWVLAFCAITSIGAVAVAMNGHWQAEELLYGLQDSGANVVLADAERVTRLVQPAVRAALPQLQCLAVRTTELPAGVRSLQALTEAAGDVAMPAVDIGPDDYATILFTSGSTGHPKGVVSTHRNILAALLSWELDREIGERVAGLEPAPVEQPGTLLAVPLFHVSGLHTSYLAGYRAQRRMVCMYRWDPEVAAELIDRERLTTVAAPAAMTGDLVRVAQQKKYSLDSLMWVGGGGAPRAPEQVREIARSFGQALPGTGWGMTETNAIGAGIGGEDYLSRPASSGRCSQVLELKVIDELGKALPAGERGELLVRGTSMFPGYWNRPEANAQSFIDGDWFRTGDVAYLDDEGFLFIVDRIKDLIIRGGENIGCGQVEAALLMHPDVHEAAVYAVPDERMGEEVGATVHGSPNLDVEALRAFLVAHLARFEIPRFIHVAAEPLPRTPSGKILKRQIKQTALAALLGSAAGM from the coding sequence ATGCGCAACTACCCCGAATGGGTTCTGGCCTTCTGCGCCATCACCAGCATCGGTGCGGTGGCCGTGGCCATGAACGGCCACTGGCAGGCCGAAGAGCTGCTCTATGGCCTGCAGGACAGCGGCGCCAATGTGGTGCTGGCCGATGCCGAGCGCGTGACGCGGTTGGTGCAGCCGGCGGTGCGCGCGGCCTTGCCGCAGTTGCAATGCCTGGCGGTGCGCACGACCGAGTTGCCCGCGGGCGTACGGTCGCTGCAGGCGCTCACCGAAGCCGCGGGCGACGTCGCCATGCCAGCGGTCGATATCGGGCCTGACGACTACGCCACCATCCTCTTCACCTCGGGCTCGACCGGACACCCCAAGGGCGTGGTCTCGACGCACCGGAACATCCTGGCCGCGCTGCTGTCCTGGGAACTGGACCGGGAAATCGGCGAGCGTGTCGCCGGGCTGGAGCCGGCGCCCGTCGAGCAGCCCGGCACGCTGCTGGCGGTGCCGTTGTTCCATGTCTCGGGGCTGCACACCTCCTACCTGGCCGGCTACCGCGCCCAGCGGCGCATGGTGTGCATGTACCGCTGGGACCCCGAAGTCGCGGCCGAACTGATCGACCGCGAGCGCCTGACCACGGTGGCGGCACCCGCCGCGATGACCGGCGACCTGGTGCGCGTGGCGCAGCAGAAGAAGTACAGCCTGGACAGCCTGATGTGGGTGGGCGGCGGTGGTGCACCGCGTGCGCCGGAGCAGGTGCGCGAGATCGCCCGGAGTTTCGGCCAGGCCCTGCCCGGCACCGGCTGGGGCATGACCGAGACCAACGCCATCGGCGCCGGCATTGGCGGCGAGGACTACCTGAGTCGTCCGGCCAGTTCGGGCCGCTGCTCGCAGGTGCTGGAACTGAAGGTGATCGACGAACTGGGCAAGGCCCTTCCGGCCGGCGAGCGCGGCGAGCTGTTGGTGCGAGGCACCTCGATGTTTCCCGGCTACTGGAACCGGCCCGAGGCCAACGCGCAGTCCTTCATCGACGGCGACTGGTTCCGCACCGGCGACGTGGCCTACCTGGACGACGAAGGTTTTCTGTTCATCGTCGACCGCATCAAGGACCTGATTATCCGCGGCGGCGAGAACATCGGCTGTGGCCAGGTCGAGGCCGCGCTGCTGATGCATCCCGATGTGCACGAGGCCGCTGTCTATGCGGTGCCTGACGAGCGCATGGGCGAGGAGGTGGGTGCCACGGTGCACGGCTCGCCGAACCTGGATGTCGAGGCACTGCGCGCATTCCTGGTCGCGCACCTGGCGCGCTTCGAGATCCCGCGCTTTATCCACGTTGCCGCGGAGCCGCTGCCGCGCACGCCGTCGGGCAAGATCCTGAAGCGTCAGATCAAACAGACCGCACTGGCGGCACTCCTGGGCAGCGCAGCGGGCATGTGA
- a CDS encoding MaoC/PaaZ C-terminal domain-containing protein: MAISYTQRDVLLYAVGIGCSDLRHVYERQPQFAVFPTFAIRWGGAGLTLDANALPPSPGPLLLDAERHLALLAPLPLEGTVQVRSRLLSVHPRPRNAAFAEVESEVIDGTGQVCVRMVSGSFRRGVAALGDIEPFEGAGIGRSTKIVVPERAHELDLSVPIAVNQAHVYRLSGDDNPLHIAPEAAAFGGFAQPLLHGLCTYGHCGQLLLAALCGGDAARFGSLTLRFSSPVYPGDTLRLVGWHDGAGRLIFEGRVGDKTVVSNASFTYH; the protein is encoded by the coding sequence GTGGCCATCAGCTACACGCAGCGTGACGTGCTGCTGTACGCGGTGGGTATTGGCTGCAGCGATCTGCGCCATGTGTACGAGCGGCAGCCGCAGTTCGCGGTGTTTCCCACCTTCGCGATCCGCTGGGGTGGTGCGGGCCTGACGCTCGATGCCAACGCGTTGCCGCCGTCGCCCGGGCCGTTGTTGCTGGACGCCGAACGCCATCTGGCGTTGCTGGCCCCGCTGCCGCTGGAAGGCACGGTACAGGTCCGTTCACGGCTGCTGTCGGTGCACCCGCGCCCGCGCAATGCCGCGTTTGCCGAGGTCGAGTCGGAAGTCATCGATGGCACCGGCCAGGTCTGTGTGCGCATGGTCAGCGGGTCGTTCCGGCGTGGCGTGGCGGCACTGGGCGACATCGAGCCCTTCGAGGGTGCGGGCATCGGCCGCTCGACCAAGATCGTGGTGCCCGAGCGTGCGCACGAGCTTGACCTGTCGGTCCCTATCGCCGTCAACCAGGCGCACGTCTATCGGCTGTCGGGCGACGACAACCCGCTGCACATCGCGCCCGAGGCGGCGGCGTTCGGCGGCTTTGCCCAGCCCCTCCTGCACGGCCTGTGCACTTACGGCCATTGCGGCCAGCTGCTACTGGCCGCGCTGTGCGGCGGCGATGCGGCGCGCTTTGGTTCATTGACGCTGCGCTTCTCGTCGCCGGTGTACCCGGGCGACACGCTGCGCCTCGTCGGCTGGCACGACGGCGCGGGCCGACTGATCTTCGAAGGCCGCGTCGGCGACAAAACCGTCGTCTCCAATGCCAGCTTCACCTACCACTGA
- a CDS encoding vWA domain-containing protein, with product MDSILTGFVRALRAAGAEASPAEVIDAARAVALMGYADRANLKATLGVVLAKSEEEKQIHDQVFDLYFGAPRATSRQRAAGEGGEGARARTGDAQVDALLDLATLQADGQPGDALRVALSRAATHAGVDEIRFATQSAYFARQTLDALGVAPLEARLAQRMVESGADAQAEARLLTGARDALLHQARALVQQRFALFGQPATEAFMNEVAVTRVLGRMAPAEMERMKIAVARMARKLAARHSRQQRVQLHGQLDLRRTMRANAGHDGVPVTLAWKHRRRDKPRIVVVCDVSASVAAHVRFLLLFLYALHDAVGDLRSFAFSHRLQDVAAPLASLPFDDAMTLILKEVGNGSTDYGQAWVDLHDRHWDAIDRRTTVIVLGDGRSNGSDPRLDLFAELAGRAKRVVWLCPEPEGRWGSGDSAMLRYHPYCTSMSYCATAADLERTLDEALEAYH from the coding sequence ATGGACAGCATCCTCACCGGCTTTGTGCGCGCGCTGCGCGCCGCAGGGGCCGAGGCGTCCCCGGCCGAAGTCATTGATGCGGCCCGCGCCGTGGCACTGATGGGCTATGCCGATCGCGCCAACCTGAAGGCCACGCTGGGCGTGGTGCTGGCGAAGTCCGAGGAAGAGAAACAGATTCACGATCAGGTGTTCGATCTGTACTTCGGCGCGCCGCGAGCGACAAGCCGCCAGCGTGCCGCGGGCGAGGGCGGCGAGGGCGCCCGCGCGCGCACGGGCGACGCGCAGGTCGATGCCTTGCTGGACCTGGCCACCCTCCAGGCCGATGGCCAACCCGGCGATGCTTTGCGCGTGGCGCTGTCGCGCGCTGCCACCCACGCCGGCGTGGACGAGATTCGCTTTGCCACGCAGTCGGCCTACTTTGCGCGCCAGACGCTGGACGCGTTGGGTGTCGCGCCGCTGGAGGCGCGGCTGGCGCAGCGCATGGTCGAGTCCGGCGCCGATGCGCAGGCGGAGGCACGCCTGCTCACCGGCGCGCGCGACGCCTTGCTGCACCAGGCGCGGGCGCTGGTGCAGCAGCGCTTCGCGTTGTTCGGCCAGCCGGCCACCGAAGCCTTCATGAACGAGGTGGCCGTGACCCGCGTGCTGGGCCGCATGGCGCCGGCCGAGATGGAGCGCATGAAGATCGCGGTGGCGCGCATGGCCCGCAAGCTGGCCGCCCGTCATTCGCGCCAGCAGCGGGTGCAACTGCACGGCCAGCTCGACCTTCGCCGCACGATGCGCGCCAACGCCGGGCATGACGGCGTGCCCGTCACGCTGGCCTGGAAGCACCGCCGCCGCGACAAGCCGCGCATCGTCGTGGTGTGCGACGTGTCGGCCTCGGTGGCGGCACATGTGCGCTTTTTGCTGCTGTTCCTGTACGCGCTGCACGATGCCGTGGGCGACCTGCGCAGCTTTGCCTTTTCCCATCGGCTGCAAGACGTGGCCGCGCCGCTGGCGTCGCTGCCTTTCGACGACGCGATGACGTTGATCCTCAAAGAGGTGGGCAACGGCTCCACCGACTACGGCCAGGCCTGGGTCGATCTGCACGATCGGCACTGGGACGCCATCGACCGCCGCACCACGGTGATCGTGCTGGGCGATGGTCGCAGCAATGGCTCCGATCCGCGCCTGGACCTGTTTGCCGAACTGGCCGGCCGCGCCAAGCGCGTGGTGTGGCTGTGCCCGGAACCGGAGGGCCGCTGGGGCAGCGGCGACAGCGCGATGCTGCGCTACCACCCCTACTGCACCAGCATGTCGTACTGCGCCACTGCCGCCGACCTGGAACGCACGCTGGACGAAGCCCTCGAGGCCTACCACTGA
- a CDS encoding AAA family ATPase: MNAALPSTTPAGLESIDAVIALLADVGYIATRQIATAVYLAHHLRKPVLIEGPAGVGKTDLAVSIARALNHELLRLQCYEGLDDSKALYEWKYGKQLLYTQILKEKIGLLVDDADTLTGAFDKLAGFQDLFFSRDFLEPRPLLQAMEQPGGSVLLIDEIDKSEEAFEALLLEVLADYQVTIPEIGTIRAQVPPLVVLTSNNTRELGDALKRRCLHLHIGFPDAALEQRVLRARVPRIEEQLLAQLVAFVQALRADNIRKPPSIAESVDWARTLLLMHANVLDESLVRDTLGVLLKRETDIREVDSRLGAMTQAALAGAAAR; encoded by the coding sequence ATGAATGCAGCGCTTCCTTCGACAACACCCGCCGGTCTGGAGTCCATCGACGCGGTCATCGCGCTACTGGCCGACGTCGGCTACATCGCGACCCGCCAGATCGCCACGGCGGTCTATCTGGCCCACCATCTGCGCAAGCCGGTGCTGATCGAAGGACCGGCAGGAGTCGGCAAGACCGACCTGGCCGTCTCGATCGCCCGCGCCTTGAACCACGAACTGCTGCGCCTGCAGTGCTACGAAGGTCTGGACGACAGCAAGGCGCTGTACGAGTGGAAGTACGGCAAGCAGTTGCTTTACACGCAGATCCTGAAAGAGAAGATCGGCCTGCTGGTCGACGACGCCGACACATTGACGGGCGCCTTCGACAAGCTGGCTGGCTTTCAGGACCTTTTCTTCTCGCGCGATTTCCTGGAGCCGCGCCCGCTGCTGCAGGCCATGGAGCAGCCCGGCGGCAGCGTCTTGCTGATCGACGAGATCGACAAGTCCGAAGAGGCCTTCGAAGCCCTGCTGCTGGAAGTGCTGGCCGACTACCAGGTGACGATTCCCGAGATCGGCACCATCCGCGCGCAGGTACCGCCGCTGGTCGTCCTGACCTCGAACAACACGCGCGAGCTGGGCGATGCGCTCAAGCGCCGCTGTCTGCATTTGCACATCGGCTTTCCCGACGCGGCGCTGGAGCAGCGCGTGTTGCGTGCGCGCGTGCCGCGCATCGAGGAGCAGTTGCTGGCGCAGCTGGTGGCTTTCGTCCAGGCGCTGCGGGCCGACAACATCCGCAAGCCACCGTCCATCGCCGAGTCGGTGGACTGGGCGCGCACGCTGCTGCTGATGCACGCCAACGTGCTGGATGAATCGCTGGTGCGCGACACGCTGGGCGTGCTGCTCAAGCGCGAGACCGATATCCGCGAAGTCGACTCCCGTCTGGGTGCTATGACGCAGGCCGCGCTCGCTGGCGCAGCGGCCCGCTGA
- a CDS encoding acyl-CoA dehydrogenase family protein, translating to MNFELSDEQQQLADSVRKYLTANYGFEQRQAVIASVNGQSDAVWRAFSEMGLTAIALPEADGGFGGGAMDLLAVMEACGEALVVEPLLDNIALGGRLVARAGNAAQRAAVLPGLIDGSATLAFAYLEPGRRYELAPETTTARKSGDGWVLDGAKSVVVGAASATRLIVSARTDAGASLFIVDPRTAGVSLNPSRAVDGLRVADVTLVGVALGADALLGTVGGAMPHVDEAVDFATALQCSDAIGAMRHANEATLEYTKTRKQFGVPIASFQVLQHRMVEMLICFEQARSMAVLAASKVDAGGDANARRRAVSAAKVKIADAARQISQESVQLHGGMGMTEELKVSHTFRRLTMIGQRFGDADHHLERYATLD from the coding sequence ATGAATTTCGAACTCAGCGACGAGCAGCAGCAACTGGCCGACTCGGTGCGCAAATACCTGACCGCCAACTACGGTTTCGAACAGCGCCAGGCGGTCATCGCCTCGGTCAACGGCCAGAGCGATGCCGTCTGGCGCGCCTTTTCCGAGATGGGCTTGACCGCCATCGCATTGCCCGAGGCCGATGGCGGCTTTGGTGGTGGCGCGATGGACCTGCTGGCCGTGATGGAGGCCTGCGGCGAAGCCCTGGTGGTCGAGCCGCTGCTGGACAACATCGCACTCGGCGGCCGTCTGGTGGCGCGTGCCGGCAACGCAGCACAGCGCGCGGCCGTGCTGCCAGGCCTGATCGACGGTTCGGCCACGCTCGCCTTCGCCTACCTGGAGCCGGGCCGCCGCTACGAACTGGCGCCCGAAACCACCACCGCGCGCAAGAGTGGCGACGGCTGGGTGCTGGACGGCGCCAAGAGCGTGGTCGTCGGCGCGGCGTCGGCGACGCGGCTGATCGTTTCGGCCCGCACCGACGCGGGCGCCAGCCTGTTCATCGTCGATCCGCGCACGGCCGGCGTCTCGCTGAATCCGAGTCGCGCCGTCGACGGCCTGCGCGTGGCCGACGTGACGCTGGTCGGCGTGGCATTGGGTGCCGATGCGCTGCTGGGCACTGTGGGCGGCGCGATGCCGCACGTCGACGAGGCGGTGGACTTTGCTACCGCGCTGCAATGCTCTGACGCCATCGGCGCGATGCGCCATGCCAACGAGGCGACGCTGGAATACACCAAAACGCGCAAGCAGTTCGGCGTTCCCATCGCGTCGTTCCAGGTGCTGCAGCACCGCATGGTCGAGATGCTGATCTGCTTCGAGCAGGCGCGCTCGATGGCGGTGCTGGCGGCGTCCAAGGTCGATGCAGGCGGGGATGCGAACGCGCGCCGCCGCGCGGTCTCGGCCGCCAAGGTCAAGATCGCCGACGCCGCCCGCCAGATCAGCCAGGAATCGGTGCAGTTGCACGGTGGCATGGGCATGACCGAGGAATTGAAGGTGTCGCACACTTTCCGCCGCCTGACGATGATCGGCCAGCGCTTCGGTGACGCAGACCATCACCTGGAGCGCTACGCGACGCTGGACTGA
- a CDS encoding SDR family NAD(P)-dependent oxidoreductase encodes MSDQLSGKIAIITGAGSGIGRAAALRFAAEGAKLVLGDKTEAVHETARSVIEAGGQAVALQMDAGLESDVARLVATALERYGQLDVAFANAGISGGRDGIFDSTPEAWTEVLRVNLIGPWLMVKHAGKVMADAGRGGSIICTASVAGIRSGAGGPSYSASKAGVINLVKVSAQQLCETNVRVNAICPGLTETGMTKPTFDYATDKGVTHKIGRLNPLRRAGQPEELAQVALFLASDQSSYVNGQAIAVDGGLSSSHPVTRQMPGQTAV; translated from the coding sequence ATGTCGGACCAACTCAGCGGCAAGATCGCCATCATCACGGGCGCCGGCTCGGGCATCGGTCGCGCCGCGGCGCTGCGCTTTGCCGCGGAGGGCGCCAAGCTGGTGCTGGGCGACAAGACCGAAGCGGTGCACGAGACCGCGCGCAGCGTGATCGAGGCGGGCGGCCAGGCGGTCGCGCTGCAAATGGACGCCGGGCTGGAGTCCGATGTGGCCCGCCTGGTGGCCACGGCGCTGGAGCGTTACGGCCAACTGGACGTGGCCTTTGCCAACGCCGGAATCTCCGGCGGCAGGGACGGCATCTTCGACTCGACACCCGAGGCCTGGACCGAGGTACTGCGCGTCAACCTGATCGGCCCGTGGCTGATGGTCAAGCACGCCGGCAAGGTGATGGCCGATGCCGGACGGGGGGGCTCGATCATCTGCACCGCGTCGGTCGCCGGCATCCGTTCGGGCGCGGGCGGGCCGTCCTATTCGGCGTCCAAGGCGGGCGTCATCAATCTGGTGAAGGTCTCGGCCCAGCAACTGTGCGAGACCAATGTGCGCGTCAACGCGATCTGCCCGGGCCTGACCGAAACCGGCATGACCAAGCCCACCTTCGACTACGCCACCGACAAGGGCGTGACCCACAAGATCGGGCGGCTGAATCCGCTGCGTCGCGCCGGGCAGCCCGAAGAGCTGGCGCAGGTGGCACTCTTTCTGGCGTCCGATCAAAGCAGCTATGTCAACGGCCAGGCCATTGCAGTGGACGGCGGACTGTCCAGCTCGCACCCGGTGACGCGGCAGATGCCCGGTCAGACGGCGGTGTGA
- a CDS encoding DUF1161 domain-containing protein, whose product MLKLWLIPLTFLAAGTAGAATSCETLRADIEAKIGAAGVTRFTVTTVDANTPASGQVVGSCELGNKKIVYVREGGAVADAGAARPRSEPMLTECKDGSVSVGGDCRK is encoded by the coding sequence ATGCTGAAACTCTGGTTGATTCCTCTCACCTTCCTGGCTGCCGGCACCGCAGGCGCGGCGACCTCCTGTGAGACCCTGCGCGCCGACATCGAAGCGAAGATCGGCGCGGCCGGTGTCACCCGCTTCACGGTGACCACGGTCGACGCCAACACGCCGGCCAGCGGGCAGGTGGTGGGCAGTTGCGAGCTCGGCAACAAGAAGATCGTCTACGTGCGCGAAGGCGGCGCTGTGGCGGATGCCGGGGCAGCGCGCCCGCGCAGCGAACCCATGCTGACCGAGTGCAAGGACGGCAGCGTTTCCGTCGGCGGCGATTGCCGCAAGTAA
- a CDS encoding DUF4124 domain-containing protein has protein sequence MPHILALAVLLGLFSATAGAQVIRCVNAAGNVSYTDQQCPSNARESRQVLGAEATTPQPEPVRRAAVPEVVAPAPAPARAGPGPAEQRAVADRADAQQREFARLQEAERVRETERVREMEQLRRAEDYTRNNLGGYPYPGTIAPRAPAGLQDMRPQIRNCDAGGCNDTQGNTYNRSSGALDRYRSIDGKNCRPVGTTVVCQ, from the coding sequence ATGCCCCACATCCTCGCCCTTGCAGTACTCCTCGGCCTGTTCAGCGCGACTGCGGGGGCGCAGGTCATCCGCTGCGTCAACGCAGCGGGCAACGTGAGCTATACCGACCAACAATGCCCGTCAAACGCTCGCGAGTCCCGGCAGGTGCTGGGCGCCGAAGCCACTACGCCGCAGCCGGAGCCCGTGCGCCGCGCCGCTGTGCCAGAGGTTGTGGCGCCGGCCCCCGCTCCGGCGCGCGCAGGCCCCGGCCCGGCCGAACAGCGCGCCGTCGCCGATCGCGCCGATGCGCAGCAACGCGAGTTCGCCCGGCTGCAGGAGGCAGAGCGGGTGCGCGAGACCGAACGGGTGCGTGAAATGGAGCAACTGCGCCGCGCGGAGGACTACACGAGAAACAATCTCGGCGGTTATCCCTACCCGGGCACCATCGCCCCGCGTGCGCCGGCAGGGCTGCAGGACATGCGTCCGCAGATCCGCAACTGCGACGCAGGCGGTTGCAACGACACGCAAGGCAACACCTACAACCGGTCTTCCGGCGCGCTGGACCGCTACCGGAGCATCGACGGCAAGAACTGCCGGCCGGTGGGCACCACGGTGGTCTGTCAGTAG
- a CDS encoding phospholipase D-like domain-containing protein — protein sequence MTARVGTAIAGAKAEVVIGSPYFVPGKPGMNGLRAAIDNDVRIEVITNSLASNDEPYASAAYGRYRVDMLKMGVDL from the coding sequence GTGACTGCACGCGTGGGCACGGCCATCGCCGGCGCGAAGGCCGAGGTGGTGATCGGCTCGCCCTACTTCGTTCCGGGAAAACCCGGAATGAACGGCCTGCGGGCCGCGATCGACAACGACGTGCGCATCGAGGTCATCACCAACTCGCTGGCATCGAACGACGAACCCTACGCGAGCGCGGCCTACGGGCGCTATCGCGTCGATATGCTGAAGATGGGCGTCGATCTGTAA